GCAGCACGGTCCAGCGGGGTCAACACGCCGTGCCAGATCCCCGCCCTCAGGTTCACGCCCATGCCCGCGGGCACCAGGAAGGCCAGCGGCGCGCCGGGGCGGCCATCCTCGTCGGGTGCGACGACCGACAACCAGTCATCCGGTCCAAGTGGCATGAAGGCCTGAGAGCCCAAAGGGTGACGTTCCAGCATCGCGCAGTCATAGGGCAGGCTGACCGGCTCGGAACGGAAGATCGAGATGATCGCCTCGCCACCGCCCCGCTCGACAGTGGCAAGTGCATGATGCCGTTCGCAGCGCCCTTCGTTGATCAGCTTGTCGGGCGCCGTCTTCGGGGTCAGCAGTTCCCCGAAAGGGGCAAAGGCCTCTGCGGTGATCGGCTCGGCTTTGATCGTGGTCATGTATCGGTCCTCCTCCGGGCAGGGTTTATCCTGCCGAAGCCAGCCCGTCGAGGATGCGCCCCTTGATCGCACGCATCAGAACCGGGTCCGCAAGTAACGCAACCTCTTCCCGGGCCGCACGGGACATCTCTTTGCATTCATTAGGATTTTCGCGCGCCCATGCGAGTTTCTCGGCGATGTCGTCGCAATATCTCTGAACCGGTATATAGTGTTTCCACGGTTTGAAGCGACCGGAATAATAGACTTCCCAGCCATCCTCTTCCTTCAACAGCACCGACTGACTGTTGATCATCTGGATGAAATTCGATCCGTGATCGTAGCCTGTCATGCATAGCTGGTAACGGAAACCATGGAAAAAGGCCGGTCCCTTGCGGCTGGTACAATAGGGCGCGATTAACGGATCACGCGCGAATTGCCGAAAAGCCCAGGCCATCGCGATGCCGATGTCGAAATCGGGATGATCAAACCAGCGGCGGATGAACGCCATGCGGGAGGTGCGGCACAGCCCTTGCCATGCCTCTTCCCGCGCCTCCGGATCATCTCCCGCCTCCTCGAGCCTGCGCAGGAAACGCAGCGATGACGGGCCGGGCCTGACACCCTCGCGACGTTCGTTCCCCGAGATCATGCCGCGCCAGACAAGCCGATCCTCTTTATCCTCGAACGGGATATTGTCGGGGCTGGGGGTCTCGTAGCCGCGGAAACCGGGCCCCATCTGCTCGGGCAGCGGCCAGAGAACCAGGTTCCGGGCGCCTTCCCTGCGATTGTGGCACAATACCGGTTTGCCAAGCGGCTTCCGATGCGAGGCGCCGATCCAGCGCGCATCCTCCATATCGATATTCACCGGGTCGCGGCGCCCGAGACGAAGAATATCGTTGATGACCCCTTCTGCGCGGCGTTCCTTGAAGCTCAGGCCTGGACGGGCGATTGCGATGTCATTGTTGCTTCCGGGCTGCGGACCGATGGCGAAAGGATGCGGCTTGCCAGCCCGGTTGAAAACCCGTGGACCACCATCCCATTCACCGTAAAACGGAGAGGTGCCGTTCAACTCGTTCGTTGCCGGGTGACAGCGCCCGCGCAGGCAAAATTCGGCCACGTCCCCGACAAACGCCTCGGCCTGTTGCCGGGGCGATTCCGGTGCCGGATCAAGTATGCGCAAGAGCATCTGTTCCAGCCCGGGACCGGCAGGATAGTGCCAGCCGGGACGCTTGGGAGACCGTGGCATCGGCAGGAATTCCTCGAGACGCCCACGGAGATCATCGAGCCTTTCGGTTTTCGTATCCACCCGGATCAATGCGGGATCATCTTCGAAATATGTCTCGACCGCATCAAGATGGGCTTGCCAGTCACGCGCCCACAGGTCGGGTATCTCGCCCTCTTCGACCTGCCAATGCGCCGCATATGCCTTTGCCGCCGCACCATTCGCGGCAGTCATCCGATCCAGAAGCCATGCTTCCATGTCCCGCGTCGTCAGGATGAAACGTGCATCGGGAAAATGCTGGCGAAGGAAGGCAAAGCTGCGCCAGCTCTCCAGCGGCGGCCTCCACCATGGCTGCAGGCGATAAAGGCCGGTGAACAACCGGGCCTCCGGCCAGTCACGCAGCGGGACCTGCCCACTCATCTGCGCCCAAGCGATATCCTCGGCCAGCTTTCCCTTCTCGTCGCAAATCGCCTCGTAGCCGTTGAGGGAAAATAGCCGCGCCAGACGTGCCCCGCCACATTGGTCGGGGCTGATATGGAAAAAGACCGGGTTCCGCACCATCAGCCTGCGAGTTCATCCTGCCTTGGCAGCAAGATGGTCAATATGCCGAACACAGGCAGCACCGAGCAAAGCAGGAAGACCAGCCGCAGCCCCTGCGCGTCTGCCAGGACTCCGAGCGCTGCGGCGGCGATACCGCCCATGCCGAAGGAAAACCCAAAGAACAGCCCGGCCACCATGCCGGTGCGGCCTGGAACGAGTTCCTGCGCGAACACGACGATGGCCGGAAATGCCGAGGCAAGGACCAGCCCGATCACCAGCGACAGGATACCGGTCGGAATCAGTCCCACATGCGGCAATGCCAGCGTGAAGGGCAGCACCCCAAGGATCGAGAACCAGATGACCTTCAGCGAACCGACCCGGTCTCCGACGAGACCGCCCAGCATGACGCCCGCGGCCATGCCCAGCAAAAACAGGAACAGCATCAGCTGTGCCCCTTGCGGGCCGAGGCCGAATTTCTCGATGGTGAAGAAGGTGAAATAGCTGAGCATCGCGGCGCTGTAGATATTCTTGGTAAAGGTCAGCACCGCCAGCACGATGATTGCCCGGACAACCAGTTTTCGGGGCAGTCGCAACGTGGTGTCCGGCTGTGCGGTAGAGGCGCGCCTGCGCCCTTCGGCCCAGTTGCCGACCTGGTAGAGCAGCGCGACGCCCAATGCTGCGGCAACCGCGAACCACGCTACGGCGGGCCTGCCTAGGGGAACGACGATGAAGGCTGCCAGCAGCGGCCCGAGCGATTGACCGAAATTTCCACCGAGCTGAAACAAGGATTGCGCGGTGCCGAATCTCCCGCCCGAGGCAAGCCGTGCCACCCGGGAACTTTCGGGATGGAAAATCGCCGAACCGATCCCGATCAGCATCGCCCCGGTCAACAGGACCCAATATTGATGCGCGAATGCCAGCAACAGCACTCCGCAAAAGGTCGAGGCCATCCCGAGGGAGAGCGATCTCGGCTGCGGATGCCGGTCCGTCACCATCCCGACGGCGGGCTGCAAGAGCGAGGCCGTGATCTGGAATGCAAGCGACAGGATGCCGATCTGCGTATAGGACAGCGAGAACTCCGTGCGCAGCAGCGGATAGATTGCCGCCAACATCGACTGCATCACGTCATTGACCATGTGACACAGGCTGATCGCCAGCAGCACGCTCCATGCGGTGCTGGTCCCGGTCAGACGGCCCGGACCTGTCGGCTCGGTACTCTGCACACTCATCGCGATTCCCCGATCATGGACGGTCCGGCTTTATCAGCCGCTTGCGGAATAGAAAATACGGGGATATCCCCATAATTGCGCTGAAAACCGCCGCAGCCCCGACGCTTGGCCGCCCCCATGGTCCCGATCTATGGCACCATCGAGGAAGGCAGCAAGGTCGACAGAACGGGAAACAGAATAAGCACCGCCAGCACCAGCACATCGACCAGAAGAAAGCGCGCAACCCCTGCGAATATCTGATCGACGGCGACATCCCGGGTCACGCTGCCAATGACGAAGACGTTCAGCCCGACGGGTGGGGTGATCAGGGCGATTTCCAGCAATTTGACGAGAATTACGCCGAACCAGATCGGATCCATCCCGTAGGCCTGCATCAGCGGCAAGATGATCGGCAAGACCAGGACAAGTATTCCCAACGGCTCGACGAACATGCCCAGGATCAGGCAGATAACCGCCGCGATGGCGATAACCGTCAGCGCCGGTGCACCGCTGATACGGGCCCATTCCGCAACCGCATTCCCGATGCCGGTCTGTTCGACGAAACCAAGAAACAGAGTCGCGGTCGCCACAATCAGCAGCAAGGAGGCGCTTTGCACGGCGGTGTCGCGAAGGACGATCCATAGCACATCCATCGACACCCGATGATCCAGCACGCCGATCATCACGGCCAGGCCCACGCAGAACCCCGCGGCTGCCAAAGGCGACAACAGGCCGAAATACAGCCCGCCGATGATGATCGCCAGCAAGGTGACGGGCGGCCATAACGCCAGGGTCGCCTCGGTCCGGCTTGCCTTGGCCGGGGCGGGTTTCGGGGCGATTCCGGGCTCTTCGTGTACCCACCAGAGGATCACTGCAATCATGCCCGCCAATGAGAGCAGCCCCGGCAAGAGCCCGGCGATGAACAGCTTGGCGACCGGCAGACCGGTCAGCAGGCCATACAGGATGAACAGGATCGAGGGCGGGATCAGCGATCCCAGGGTGCCGCCGACCGCAACCGAGGATGTGGCGAGCTTGGGATCATATCCGTGCCGCAGCATCTCGGGCACGCAAATCCGGCCCATGGTCGAGGCGCAGGCCACCGACGAGCCGGATAGCGCCGCGAAACCGCCGCACCCCAGCACAGCTGCCATTGCCATTCCCCCCGGCACACGCCGCAGCCAGACCTGCGCGGCGTCGTAGATCCGTGTCGAAATTCCCGCATAGAAGGCGATGTTGCCCAGGGCCACGAACAGCGCCACCATCGCCATGGCGTCAAGTTGCAACAACTCCCGCAGAATCGCCGGGATGGTCGCGACGCCTTGGGTCAATCCGGCGCCGGACAGCCCTCCCGACAGCGCGAAACCGACAATCGCGACCGCCCCTGTCGCCAGGGCAACCGGAATCCGCAGTGCCAGCAACGCCAACAGCGCGATGATTCCGATGAAGCCAAGCATGGCCGGGCTCATTTCAGTTTGTCCCTCCTCGACAATGCTGCCCGGCATAGCAGCGGTTCCCCTGGGCGGCAACGCGCGACTGACCGAAAATTGAATCCAGCCCATCTGGCCTTCGGCCATCGGAAAGTGGAGACTGCACGGAATATTGATGGAGAGATTTATGCCCTTTCGCCCCTATCGGACTTCACTGGCTCTGATCATGGCCATGTTCGCTGCAGTTCCGGCGCTTGGACAAGACGGGAAATCCGGGTTTTCCGCCGCCGATATCGAAGCCGCGAGTTATCAGGGCGGCGACCTGCCCGCGGGGCAATCTCCCCTGACTGCCAAGGTGCAAGTCCTTCTGGATCGATCCGGAACCTCTCCGGGGGTGATCGACGGATACAAGGGAGGGATGAGCGAAAGCGCCCTCATGGCGTTCGAGCGCCGCGCCGGCCTGCCCATCGATGGCCGGATGGACCCGCAAGTCTGGCAATTGCTTCTGCCCTATGCGGCACAGCCGCAGACAATGGATTACACGATCACCGAAGAGGACGCGCAGGGATTGGTCGATGCCATTCCAAGCGATTATGCCGAAAAGGCCCAGATGTCCGCGATGGCCTATACCAGCGTGGCGGAAAAACTGGGCGAGCGGTTTCACATGGACGAGAAATTCATCGCCTTCCTCAACCCCGGCACGGCCCTGGTGCCCGGTGCGACGATCAAGGTCATCTCTCCTGCCAAGCCGATCAAGACAAAGGTCACCCGGATCATCGTCGACAAGGCGACCCGGCGCGTGGCCGCCTATGATGCGGATGGTGAGATGATCGTCGATTACCCGGCAACCGTCGGATCGGATGCGACGCCCTCGCCCTCGGGGCACCACACCGTCGTCACGGTCGCACTGAACCCGAACTACACCTATAATCCCGAGAAGAATTTCAAGCAGGGCGATAACGACAAGGCGCTGATCGTTCCTCCGGGACCGAACGGGCCGGTCGGCAATGTCTGGATCGACCTGACGAAACCCACCTATGGCATCCACGGCACCCCGACCCCGTCCCGCCTGTTCCGCAACCAGTCCAATGGCTGTGTGCGGCTGACCAACTGGGACGCGCGCGAGCTGGCGGGTATGGTGATACCCGGCAAGACCAAGGTCGAGTTCCTGGAACCCGGCGTCACCATCGCAGATGTCACCGGTGGGCAGATTGCACCCGCAGAGGGTGTGATCCCCGCGACGGCTGTCGCGACGGCGACGACGGCAGCAAGTGCAGCGGTGACAAGACCTGTTACGACGGCCAAGCCAACCCTGTCGGCGCGTGCGCCCTTGCCCCGCCCGGCATGGCTCGGCCGGTCGGCGGCAACTGCTGACACGACGATGACGACAGAAATGGCGACGACAGGCACGGCCACGGCGCGGGGCAACCAGCCCGCCGGAATATCCGCTGCGACCGAACAGTCCACGGCGCCCTTGCCACCGGTCGGACAGCCTCAACCGGCAGGCGCTCCGGCTCCGGTTGCGGGTACACAGCCGGTTTATGAGAATACCAGCGAGGAAGAGGCGGATGGTTTCGCGCCGGCGACAACGCAGAACCCCGTCGACGACCTGCTGAGCGAAGCGCTCTCCAACGCGATCCCGGAATCCGACATCGTCCCGCCTGCCCCGGTTCAACCACAGTGAGGCAATTCTGGCCGATCCTAGCCTGTTTTGTGCTCGTTACGGGTTCGGGGGCAATTGCACAGGAAACACCCCCCGAACGTATCGAGGATGCTGCCCCGATCAGCAGCGATACGCGCCCTCCCGCGCGGCCGGAGAGCGACACACCGGCACCGCCCAGTGAACCGGAGGAAAGGTCGGAGCCAGCCAAACCGCGTGAACCTGCGAAACCGGTCGAAGAGGCCGGACCGCCCGCATGGAAGGATTTGCGGGAAACCGATCAGGAATATGCCTCTTGCCGTCTGGCGCTGTCGCTGCTTGGCAGTGTTTACGAGGAAATTCCGCCGATCACCGACCCGGATGATTCCGATTGCGGCATCGCGAGACCGCTACGCGTGACCGAGATCCTGCCCGGACTGGAACTGGAAGGCGGGGCAGAGATGCGTTGCGACACGGCGCGCGCCCTTGGTTTCTGGGCACGCGATTTCCTGCGCCCCGCAGCGGCGACCCTGCCGGATTCTCCCCGCTTGACGGGTTTGCGGTTGGGATCGACCTATAGCTGCCGCGCACGGGCCGGAACGGGTAAGAAGCGCCCGAAACTCTCTGAACATGCGCTCGGCAATGCGATCGATATTGCCGCGTTCCTGTTCGACAATTCCGACCCGCTGCCGGTTCAGCCGCGCGAGGATACCGGCGACCGGTTCGAGGCCTTCCAGCGCAGCGCTCGGGCAACCGCTTGTCTCTATTTCACGACGGTTCTTGGGCCGGGCTCGAACGAGGCACATGACGATCATCTGCATCTGGACGTCAAGAGCCGCAAGAATGGCTGGCGCCTGTGCCAATAGGGCCGCAACGGATCATGCTCGCCGCCATCTGAACCGGCTATTGCAGCGCCTCGCCCAGTGCCACGAAGCTGTTCGTAATCGAATCGCTCGGCCTGGTGACGAAGGCATCGAGATGGGGAAACAGCCGCACCGCCTCGTCAAGCCGCTTGTCCGATCCCGGCGCATAGAGACCGGCCCGGATCATCAATTCCGATTCCGCGTAAGCCCCAAGCGCCGTGCGTGCCTTGGCGATTATGGCATTTTCCGCTTCGCTGGCGGCATCTGGCAGAGAGCGTGACACCGAGCGGACCACGTCCACGGCGGGGAAACGCCCGCGCTCGGCAATGGCCCGGTCAAGGATCACATGCCCATCCAGGGTTCCGCGCAGGATATCTGCGACCGGCTCCTCCATATCCGACCCGGCGACGAGCACGGTGAAGATGGCGGTGATATCGCCGCTCCCATCGAGCCCCGGCCCGGCCCGCTCTGCCAGTGCCATGATGAGGTTCGACACCGATGGCGGGAAACCGCGATAGCTGGGCGGCTCCCCTGCTGCCAGGGCGATTTCGCGATGCGC
This region of Paracoccus saliphilus genomic DNA includes:
- a CDS encoding ureidoglycolate lyase, with translation MTTIKAEPITAEAFAPFGELLTPKTAPDKLINEGRCERHHALATVERGGGEAIISIFRSEPVSLPYDCAMLERHPLGSQAFMPLGPDDWLSVVAPDEDGRPGAPLAFLVPAGMGVNLRAGIWHGVLTPLDRAAEFLVVDREGDGVNLEEVDIPTVTITA
- a CDS encoding glycosyl transferase family 90, giving the protein MVRNPVFFHISPDQCGGARLARLFSLNGYEAICDEKGKLAEDIAWAQMSGQVPLRDWPEARLFTGLYRLQPWWRPPLESWRSFAFLRQHFPDARFILTTRDMEAWLLDRMTAANGAAAKAYAAHWQVEEGEIPDLWARDWQAHLDAVETYFEDDPALIRVDTKTERLDDLRGRLEEFLPMPRSPKRPGWHYPAGPGLEQMLLRILDPAPESPRQQAEAFVGDVAEFCLRGRCHPATNELNGTSPFYGEWDGGPRVFNRAGKPHPFAIGPQPGSNNDIAIARPGLSFKERRAEGVINDILRLGRRDPVNIDMEDARWIGASHRKPLGKPVLCHNRREGARNLVLWPLPEQMGPGFRGYETPSPDNIPFEDKEDRLVWRGMISGNERREGVRPGPSSLRFLRRLEEAGDDPEAREEAWQGLCRTSRMAFIRRWFDHPDFDIGIAMAWAFRQFARDPLIAPYCTSRKGPAFFHGFRYQLCMTGYDHGSNFIQMINSQSVLLKEEDGWEVYYSGRFKPWKHYIPVQRYCDDIAEKLAWARENPNECKEMSRAAREEVALLADPVLMRAIKGRILDGLASAG
- a CDS encoding MFS transporter produces the protein MSVQSTEPTGPGRLTGTSTAWSVLLAISLCHMVNDVMQSMLAAIYPLLRTEFSLSYTQIGILSLAFQITASLLQPAVGMVTDRHPQPRSLSLGMASTFCGVLLLAFAHQYWVLLTGAMLIGIGSAIFHPESSRVARLASGGRFGTAQSLFQLGGNFGQSLGPLLAAFIVVPLGRPAVAWFAVAAALGVALLYQVGNWAEGRRRASTAQPDTTLRLPRKLVVRAIIVLAVLTFTKNIYSAAMLSYFTFFTIEKFGLGPQGAQLMLFLFLLGMAAGVMLGGLVGDRVGSLKVIWFSILGVLPFTLALPHVGLIPTGILSLVIGLVLASAFPAIVVFAQELVPGRTGMVAGLFFGFSFGMGGIAAAALGVLADAQGLRLVFLLCSVLPVFGILTILLPRQDELAG
- a CDS encoding TRAP transporter large permease, encoding MSPAMLGFIGIIALLALLALRIPVALATGAVAIVGFALSGGLSGAGLTQGVATIPAILRELLQLDAMAMVALFVALGNIAFYAGISTRIYDAAQVWLRRVPGGMAMAAVLGCGGFAALSGSSVACASTMGRICVPEMLRHGYDPKLATSSVAVGGTLGSLIPPSILFILYGLLTGLPVAKLFIAGLLPGLLSLAGMIAVILWWVHEEPGIAPKPAPAKASRTEATLALWPPVTLLAIIIGGLYFGLLSPLAAAGFCVGLAVMIGVLDHRVSMDVLWIVLRDTAVQSASLLLIVATATLFLGFVEQTGIGNAVAEWARISGAPALTVIAIAAVICLILGMFVEPLGILVLVLPIILPLMQAYGMDPIWFGVILVKLLEIALITPPVGLNVFVIGSVTRDVAVDQIFAGVARFLLVDVLVLAVLILFPVLSTLLPSSMVP
- a CDS encoding L,D-transpeptidase family protein; amino-acid sequence: MPFRPYRTSLALIMAMFAAVPALGQDGKSGFSAADIEAASYQGGDLPAGQSPLTAKVQVLLDRSGTSPGVIDGYKGGMSESALMAFERRAGLPIDGRMDPQVWQLLLPYAAQPQTMDYTITEEDAQGLVDAIPSDYAEKAQMSAMAYTSVAEKLGERFHMDEKFIAFLNPGTALVPGATIKVISPAKPIKTKVTRIIVDKATRRVAAYDADGEMIVDYPATVGSDATPSPSGHHTVVTVALNPNYTYNPEKNFKQGDNDKALIVPPGPNGPVGNVWIDLTKPTYGIHGTPTPSRLFRNQSNGCVRLTNWDARELAGMVIPGKTKVEFLEPGVTIADVTGGQIAPAEGVIPATAVATATTAASAAVTRPVTTAKPTLSARAPLPRPAWLGRSAATADTTMTTEMATTGTATARGNQPAGISAATEQSTAPLPPVGQPQPAGAPAPVAGTQPVYENTSEEEADGFAPATTQNPVDDLLSEALSNAIPESDIVPPAPVQPQ
- a CDS encoding extensin family protein — translated: MRQFWPILACFVLVTGSGAIAQETPPERIEDAAPISSDTRPPARPESDTPAPPSEPEERSEPAKPREPAKPVEEAGPPAWKDLRETDQEYASCRLALSLLGSVYEEIPPITDPDDSDCGIARPLRVTEILPGLELEGGAEMRCDTARALGFWARDFLRPAAATLPDSPRLTGLRLGSTYSCRARAGTGKKRPKLSEHALGNAIDIAAFLFDNSDPLPVQPREDTGDRFEAFQRSARATACLYFTTVLGPGSNEAHDDHLHLDVKSRKNGWRLCQ